The DNA region CCTGCGCCAAGGCAAATCCCGCTTGGAGCGCTCATACCAATCCAGCAGCTCCGTACTGAAGAAAATCTTGTTTTCCCTGCTCTCCTGCATCGATCTATGTTCTCCTTTTATGTGCCCTGTTCAATGCGTTCCACCACGGCAAAGGCGGACGCCAAATTCCGTTCGTGCGTAATGCTCAAATGGACCGTATACCGGCCATGGCCCGTCAACCCCAGCCGCTCCCAGGCTTCCGGCGGCATAAATACGCACGGCTTGCCGCTCGCATCCGGCAAAATCTCCATGTCGGCAAACCCGAGCGTCCTGCCGATGCCGCAGCCAAACGCCTTGCTGACGGCCTCCTTGGCGGCGAACCGCCCCGCCAAAAACTCTGCCGCACGCGCGGTTTGCCCCGGCAATTGCCGTTCGGCCGCGGTCAGGATGCGCCGCGTCAGCCGCTCGCCGACCGAACCGCTTAACATCCGCCGGACGCGTTCGATTTCGACAACATCATGTCCGATTCCGTAAATCAACGTAAGCCCTTCTTCCTCATACGGTTGGGATTATAGCCTGGCTTGCCTTACAAGCCGCCAATCACATTGTAACAGGGAAGCCGCTCCGGCGCGAGTCCGGCAGGGACAAAACGGCGCCTGCCTGACACCCGCCGCCTTCCTAAGCGAGTAGCGGTGCAGGTGTAGCTTACGAAGTGCGGTGCGATTCCAAATACTCCCCCGCTTCCCTCCCCCGGACTAGCTCCTGCCATTTTACTCTTGATATACTAGTGGACAAATGAAATAGCTGCAAAATGTACAGTTACTTATCCGGAAATGCTGCCACAGCGCTCGATTAAGTGTAATACCTGCAGTTCTCAGGTATCTTTCGAAAAATGAGGCTAAAAACGTAGAAATAAATGTACGAAATGCAATTAAACGAATGATTGGATAAATGGTTATAAAGTTAGTTGTATAATTTGCAATTAACGTTCAGAGTGGGGCCGATCAAGCGCGCTTTTGCCCCGCCCCTGGTTTCCCGGAAAGCAAGAATGATCAAGAAGAAGCGGCGCCCCCCATTTATACTAAGCACATAGACCGGTCTGGAGGATGTTCATGAACGCTGTCAGCACTATCATGCAAAGCATCGACTACATTGAAGAGCGGCTCGGCGAAGAGCTGACGCTAAGCAGGATCGCCAAAGCGATGTTTTATTCCGAGTACCATTTTCACCGCACTTTTTTGTACTTTGTCGGCGACACGGTCACATCCTATGTGCGGAAACGGAGATTGTCGACGGCGGCGGAACTGCTGACCGAAACCGACTTGAAGGTGCTGGAGATCGCGCTGCGGTGCGGCTTCGGCTCCCATGAAGCCTTTACCCGGGCGTTCCGGAAAATGTACGGCATCCTGCCGACAGAGTGCCGCAAGCTGGGCCGTCCGCCGTTTCTTGTGCCGCGCGCCGCGCCTCTTCCGACCATCGATGCGCAAATAACCAGTGATTGGGGAGATCAAATCATGCAATACCGTATCGAACAACTACCCGCCATGCGGATTCTGGGCTACGCGATGCAAAGCACCATCGTGGAAGGCAAAAACCATGACGATATTCCGGCATTTTGGCAAACGTACATGCAGGAGCGGCTCGGAGAACGGATTCCCGGCAAAAAAAATCCAAACGTCGAGCTTGGCGTTTGCTCCCCTACCGACGAAGACGGAACCTTCCAATATATCATCGGCTTTGAAGTGGACGAAGCGGCCGAGGTTCAGGAGGGCATAACAGAATATCTCATTCCGGCGGCTACCTACGCCATCTTTACGACACCTCCGGCCGGCGAGGACAATTTCAGCACGTCCATCCAAACGACCTGGGACGGGATTTTTGCGAACTGGTTCCCTGTATCCGGTTACGAGCAAATCAATGCCCCCGATTTCGAATGGTACGATGAACGCTGTTGGCCAAAAGAAGGCAAGCAGATCGATATCTACATTCCCGTCCAGCCAGCGAAATCCAATCCGGAAGCTTAAGTAGCCAACAACGCAAACAAAACGACAAAGAGGCTGCCTCGTAAGCCGCTGCGGCTAACGGGACAGCCTCAATATTTTCATTCAACTCATTCCGGCAAAAAGACAAATTGCGCTTCGCCGATTTCCAGCGTCCCGTTCTGCAAGCCCGGCGCGCCGGTCTTAAAAACAAGCTGCGTTAACCGCTCCGCGTCCCCCCGCTTGAACAGAAACGACTTGTCTCCGATGCCAAGCCGGGCCGATTCGCCGCCAGGTTCCGATTCCAGCAGCGGCAAACCGAACAACGCTTGCCAGTGTGCGGCCGCGGCCGCCGGATCGGAGACCGTAAACACGGCGCTGTGAATGTCCACTTCTCCCGCGGGATGATCTTGGATAATCCCCGATGCTTTCAGCCCCGACAAGCGCTCAGCATCCGTACCGTTCCATTGCAGGATAAACGGATAATTTAGGCCCCGGTAATGCCCGTCGATCGTAAACATCCGCCATTCGATCCAGTTCCCTCGCGCATCGAGCCTCCGCCCGTCCAAAATCGGCGAGAGTTCAAGGCCCTGACCCTGTAGACGGGACGCCAGCCCATCGATATCGTCCGTGCGCAGCGCGACCCGGCTGAACGCTTCGCGGGCTGGCAACTCCACCAAGGCGTCGCGGACAACCGCGTTGGGCGTATCGATTTTTTCCGCCAGCGGCCGGTCCTCGATCCCGAGAAATTCGATATACGTTAAGCCAAAATAACTTAGCGCGTTATACGTCCCCCAGAACTTATGGGAACCGCCTTTAAAGGCCGTCAGTCCCCATTTTGCAAACGCCTCAACCGGTGTATTCAAATCGTTGACGTATTGCACGGTGTGGTCCCACTTCAGCATCATTGGGACACTTCCTTTCCAAGTTCCGTTGTCCGTCTGACCGCCGTCAGCACGCTTCGCTGCAACCCGGCGGCAAAATCGCTGCGGTTCAGCTCGTGCAAGGCGTTAATGCCCACCCCGCCGGGGGAATTGTTGATGTCGAGAAGCTGGCGCGGATGCAGCCCGGTATGCCGCAGCATCGCCACCGCGCCTTCGACGTTCTCCAAAGCGATCCGCCAGGCCTGTTCCCGCGGCAGTCCGGCGAGCACCCCCGCATCGGCAAGGGATTCGATGAAATAATAAACATAATTCGGTCCGGCCACGCCGTAACCGGTAAAAACGTCAAGCTGCGCTTCGTCCACCACCTGCACTTTGCCAAACCCGTTCAGGAATGCTTCCACTTGGGCCAGTTCCGCATGTTCGTTAAACGCCACTCCGCTGTATCCGAAGCCGGTGTCCGTAAGCGTGTTCGGAATAACCCGGACAACGGAACGCTTGGAGCCGACATAACTTTCCAGCTTGGCTATGGTCACGCCCGCTACGATTGATACGACAACGCCGTCCTTGCCGGCAAACTCGCGGATCAATCCGCCGACCCCGGCCAAGTCATCCTGCGGCCGCACAGCGATCACGATCAGCTCGGCCTCCGCCAGCGCCTGTTTCGGTTCTTCCGCGGCCTGTATACGGTAGGTTTCACTTAAATATCGTACGCGCTCCTCCCGAACATCCGCCGCGCTGATCAGATGGGCCGGCACCGTCCCACTGCCGACAAGCGCCCGGATGATCGCTTCGGCCATCTGCCCTCCGCCGATGAAATGAATACGTTGCTGCGCCATTTTACATTACCTCCTCTATTAATTGTTCTCCCATGCCGCCGGCAAAATAAATCCGTCATACTTGTCCTGGGACTTGATGTACTCCTCGAACTCCGGGGATTCATAAGCGGCTTTCAGGTCTTTTGCCCATTGCGTGTTTTCGTCGGCCTTGTTTATAGATACGATAATCCGGTGCTGCTCAGGCGTATTTTCGATTTTTAAAGCCTCGGTAATTTTCCGCTTCGCATTCGCGATATAGTTGCCGTTCACCACCCCGAAATCGACATCCTTCAGCGACACTAAAATTTGCGCCGGATCCAGCACCTGAATGTCGATAGCGTATTGCCCCGGCGACACGCTGTTCAAGTTGAAGTCGGTCGTGCCGGCATTCTCGGCCACCTTCACCCAGCCCAGCTCCTCCAATATCCGGACGGCGCGCTCCTGATTCACCGGATCGTTGGGAACGGCCACCGTGCTGCCGTCCTTCACTTCGTCCAAAGACTGATGTCTCTCGGAATACAAGCCCTGCGGCGCGCTGGGAACAAAGGCGATGCCGGTCATGTCCATATGCAGCTCGTCATTGATCCCTTCCATGTATGCGGTGCTCTGGAACACGCTGGCATCGATAGACTCTTCCTGCATCGCCGGATTCACCTGCATATTTTGGGAAAAAGTTTTGATGTTCACTTTGTACCCTTTTTTCTCAAGGATCGGCAAGATGCCCGCCCGGAATTGTTCCTCATAGGTTCCGACGCCGAAGCCGACCGTAATCTCCTTTTTGTCTTGGCCGGCGGTGCTTTGTTTGCCGCAGGCGGAAAGCACCAGCAACAGTCCGATCAATAAAACAGCCGAAAATTTCTTCATGTTTACAACCCCTCTTCCAGTGAATTGCGCAATTGGTATAAAGCAGCGTCCGTCGCATTCACCGGCACCGCACAGTTCGGCGCCAGCAGGAACGGTTGGCCCCGCATCAGCGAAAGCGCCTCGCGGGCTTGCGCGCGAATGCGTTCAAGATCGCCGCCGGCGAACAGGGCATGGTCGATCCCTCCCACCTTCGTTGCCCGGAGCGGAGCGTCCAAACCGGCGTTGCCGGCGGCGTATGTATCCCAACTGATCCCCTCGATAGGATAATCGTTAAACCGTTCAGGCTGGGAATGAGCTCCGCAAGTATGCAGAATCCGTTTGCCGAAACTTGCCGCTTCAAGCACGATGTGATCATAAGGCCTTGAGAACTCGTTAAAAGCGGATTCGTCGAACAATCCCGGATGGGCGGTTCCCGTCACCGCGTAAAAAATGCCATCGATCCCGATCCGGCCGAGCTCCTCCACATACTCCGCCAAAGTTACCGCGATGGCGTGCAAAGCGCGGTGCACCCCGGCCCGCTGCCCGCCGAATAAAGCTGCGAGCGGGACGGGCCGTTCGCTGCCGTAAACCGTATCGTTCACGTAAGCCGACTGTCCCGCCAGAAACAACAATACCGTCAGCGGCGAGAAGACGGTTTGCGTCAACGGCGTATCCGCCAGTCCGGACCGGATCAGCCGGGCCGCCTGCAGCTGCTCCGCCAGCGGGGCCGATTCCGCCGCCCGCCGCGGCTCAATCCGCCATACATCGGCCGCCTCCCGAATGGCCGCCGCGGTCTGTTTGGGAAACACCGTGCGGTAATCGCGGAAATCGTAGCAGTTCCCCCAAGTTTCCGCGTAATAGGTCGCCCGCGGATTGATTTTGACCCAATCCCAAGCGAATTCCCGCGTAAAAGCGATCGTCGCTTCCGCCAAGTCCCCGGCATTTTGTTCTTTATTCAAAAAATGATGCCAGCCGCTGACAATCGGACGATCCGCCGTTTCGCCGGACAACAGGGCCCGAAATCGGGCCGTTTTATTCCAGTCTGCCATGTCGTTGTTCTCCCTCCAACAATTCCGAGTTATCAGGTTGGATAAGTTTAAATCATACTAGCATACCAAAAAGTTTGACGTCAATGTGATTTTTAATTGACACTCCTTCATTGATGGGGTTATATATATTTGAAAATACTATAAAATTCATCGGAAAAGTATGCATACGAGCATCAATGAATCAGGAGGAAGCCACATGACTCTAAACTCATCGGCAGGACGGCAAATGATTGAGATCAGGGATGTTTACAAAGTTTTCGAACGAAAAGGAATTTCCAGCACCGCGCTGCAAGGGGTAAGCTTAACCGTGGAAAAAGGGGATATTTTCGGGGTAATCGGCTACAGCGGAGCGGGCAAAAGCACCTTAATCCGCTTGGTCAACCGCCTGGAAAGACCCACCGGCGGACAAGTATTTATCGAAGGGCAGCCGCTTGATTCCTTAAATGCCGAGCAACTGCGGGCTTTGAAGAAACGGATCGGCATGATTTTTCAGCATTTCAACCTGCTGGAGTCGGGGACGGTTTATCATAACGTGGCCATACCGCTCATCCTGCAAAAAAAGCCGAAGCAAGAGATCCGGGAACGGGTCAGCGAGCTGCTGGAATTCGTCGGCCTTGGCGACAAAGCCGCAAGTTACCCGAGCGAACTGTCGGGCGGCCAAAAACAGCGGGTCGGGATCGCCCGGGCGCTGGCCTCCAATCCGTCCATTTTGCTGTGCGACGAACCTACCTCGGCGCTGGACCCGCAAACCACGCAAGCGATTTTGCAGCTGCTTAAACGCATCAACGCCGAATACCATATTACGATCATGATTATTACGCATGAAATGGCTGTCATTCAGGAAATTTGCAACCGCGTCGCCGTAATGGAGGCCGGCCGGATCGTCGAACAAGGCCCCGTGCTGGATGTGTTTGGCCGCCCGCAGCATCCGACGACGCGAAGCTTCGTGCAGACGGTCATTCACGACCGCCTGCCGCAAAGCGTTAAAATAAGCCTCGACCGGAAAGCGGAGAAAGCCCGCCTGTTTAAGCTGGGGTTTGTCGGGGCCGCCGCATCTTCCCCGATTATCAGCAGGCTGATTCGCCATTTTACCGACATGGAGGTTAATATTTTGTTTGCCTCCACCTCCGAAATTCAAGATACGACGCTCGGAAGCATGATCCTTCAGCTCCAAGGACCTTCCCGTACCATCGATGAAGCGGCCTGCTTCCTTCACGCCCAAGGCGTTCAAATTCAGGAGGTGACCGAAACCGTATGTTAAGTACAACCATTACCCTCGATCAATTTATGCAAGCCATCTATGAAACGATTTACATGGTCAGCTTCTCTTTGCTGCTTGGGGCATTGCTGGGCATACCGCTGGGTATTTTGCTCGTAGTAACGCGGCCCGGAGGTTTGCTGGAAAATAAGGCGGTGTACGCCCTGCTTAATCCGGTCATCAATATCGTCCGTTCGCTGCCGTTTATCATTTTGCTCGTCGCTATCATCCCGTTGACTCGGGCGATCGTTCAAACCTCCATCGGCACGAACGCGGCCATCGTTCCGCTGATCATTTATATTGCCCCGTATATTGCGCGGCTGGTCGAGAACTCGCTGCTGGAAGTAAATCCGGGAATATTGGAAGCGGCGGAAGCCATGGGGGCGACGCCCGCGCAGGTGATCTGGCACTTTCTGCTGCCCGAAGCGTTCGGCTCGCTTATTTTAAGCCTGACCACCGCAACGGTCGGATTGATTGGCGCAACCGCGATGGCCGGAACGGTTGGCGGGGGCGGCGTCGGAGATCTGGCTATTTCGTACGGATACCAGCGTTTCGACGATGTGGTGATGGTGGCTACGGTTATCGTGCTCGTTTTGTTCGTTCAGGGGCTGCAATCCCTCGGCAACTGGCTGGCGCGAAAAGTAAGGCGCCGCTAGTGCGCGGCGAAGCGGCCGCATAAAACAAGCTCAACCTGGAAGCCGGCACTTTAACAGCCGATTAGCGGAACGGCCGGCCGTCGGCCTGCAAAATAGCGGCACTTTATGTACTTATGATCCGGAGCCCGGCTAGTTCGTCTCCATTAGCGCCATTTTATGTACTTATTTCCCTATGAATGGTCCAGAACGCGGGCATTTCCTGGCGACGAGGGGAAATAGCGACATAATTTGCCTCTAATTCTCTCAATTGAACGGATATCGCCGGAATAACGCGCTTTTTTGTCCTTATTTTTTGCCGGATTTGCCCAAGGCAGGATGTACGTCTGATAGTTCAGCGTCCAAACGCAGTTTTGGGGTGCCGGATAAAAAGATGTTCTTATCCTCATAGCGCGGATTATATTTGCCTCCTATACTATTAAAGTAGAGACTGATATACCTGATTGATAGGAGGATGTACCGGTGAATTTTACAGCCATTGATTTTGAGACCGCCAATGCAAGCCGTTCAAGCGCCTGTTCCCTTGGGCTGGTTCAAGTTAGAAATGGAGTGGTGACGGCAGAACATGTCTGGTTGATCGATCCGCTCCAGCCGTTTGACAGGATGAATATCGCGATTCACGGAATCACTCCTTCCATGGTTGAGGGACAACCTTCCTTTGCCGAGCTTTGGCCTATTGTGGAGCCGCTGCTTCAAGGAGAAGTCGTCGTGGCCCATAACGCCGTTTTTGATATAAGCGTGCTGCGCTATTGTCTGGATGCCGCGGAATTGCGTTACCCTGATTTCCAGTACTTATGTACATACCGCATTGGAAAGGCGATGCTCCGGGAGCTTCCTTCCCATAAACTAAATATCGTCTCCAAGCATTTCGGCATCAGCTTTAAACATCATGATGCGCTTGATGACGCTAAGGCATCCGCTTATATTCTATTGAAACTAATGGAGCAGCAGCAGCAGGCCGATCCGCTCCAGCTTGCCGTCAGTCAGGGTTACAATCCCGGAACGATGTATGCGGGCGGTTATACTCCCTTTAAAGCTTTGCCCAAAAAACAGCAAAAAGTCGGCCAATGAAATGCAGGCAAAGAGTCAATTTTGGGGCATTCCGCCTGCCGTAAGACCATCGCACAAGGCAAAAAAAGCCAAGCAAAGGGACTTTAAATAAATTCATCCTCTTTAGCTTGGCTTCCTGCAAGCGCACATGCCGGCCGGCTAATGTCAGATCCCCGGGATCGGGCTGCGCTTATGCTCCGTTTTCAAATAGAACGATTCCAGGCGCTCCCGAACGGCCGGATCGACCTCTTTGCCTTCCAGATAGTCGCTGTTGTCTTCGTAGCTGATTCCCAGCTCCTTCTCGTCCGTCTGGCCTTCCCACAGCCCGGCGGTCGGCGCTTTGTCCAGCACGCTCTGCGGCACGCCAAGGCGGGCGGCGAGCTGGCGGACCTGGCGCTTGTTCAGGGAACTGAGCGGGGTAATGTCAACCGCGCCGTCCCCCCATTTCGTATAAAATCCGGTGATCGCTTCGGAGGCGTGATCGGTGCCGACCACCAGCAAATTCAATTCAAAGGCGAGCGCGTATTGCATCACCATTCTCGTCCGCGCTTTGACGTTGCCTTTGCCCGGCGCGCTGAGATGGCGCGGTTTGCCGATGTTTTTGAGGCCGTGCTCCACCTCCAGCGCGATTTCGTCCACAGCTTCCTCGATGTTCGTCTCCACGGTATGCTCGAGTCCAAACGCCTTGGCCACCTCGTAGCTGTGCTCAATGTCTTCCTGCTGCCCGTAAGGCTGGAACACGCCAAGCGTCATGTAAGGCTGGCCGGTTTCCTGCGTCAGCTCATCCGTCGCCCGTTTGCACAGGCCGGCCGTCACGGCGCTGTCGATGCCGCCGCTAATGGCGATCAGCAGACCGCTCGTCCGCGAGCTTTTCACATGCTCCTTCAAAAAATCGACGCGCTTACGGATTTCCGCATCGACGTCAATGACGGGCTTTACGCCCAAACGCTCAATAATTTCCTGCTGCAGACTCATTCCTTATCCCTCCAACTCCAATATCTTTTTTGCCATGTGCCATGAGCCCGTTTGGAACTCGCGCTACTATGTAAAAATGCCCCTGCGGTAACGGATTTGAGCCGAACCTCGGGGCGCTTGCGGCGCTGGGCGGATAGCCCTGCCGCGGATTGCAAACATGCGGATTACCGGCAGAAGCGGTCGAACGCGCTGGTCAGATCAGCGGCGATTTCCTCGGCCGAGCGGTCTTCGATTTGATGGCGCTCGATAAAATGCACCAATTCCCCATCCTTCATCAGCGCGATGGAAGGCGAGGACGGCGGATACGGCGCGAAATATTCGCGGGCTTTGGCGGTTGCTTCCTTATCCTGTCCGGCAAACACCGTAAACAGATGGTCCGGCGTCAAATCGTGCTGCAGCGCCTTCGCCACGCCCGGACGGCATTGGCCCGCCGCACAGCCGCAGACGGAGTTCACGACGACCAAAGCGGTTCCTTTCGCTCCGGGCAGCTTCTCCTCAACCTCTTCCGGCGTCCGCAGTTCCTGAATCCCCAGTACGGTTAATTCGTCTCTCATCGGTTGAACCATGTCTCTCATATATTGGTCAAATGACATAGACATTCAAATCACTCCTTGTGCATACGAAATAAGTGGCACCCGCAGCCTTGCCGTACCTATAGCTCCCGGCTTACGGATTATATCTATTATACATTCATCAAGTTGGAAAGCAAAGACAAACGGCGCAAGATTGAACCCTGCGTTGACCGGCCCGTTCCTGACGGCGCCCAACTTCTTGCGGAGCGGTTCTTCACTAGGCGCTTTACGTCTCGGCGAACGGAAAAAAGACCGTAAACGTCGTTCCTTCCCCTTCCCCGGAGCGGACGCTGATTTTGCCCCGGTGGCGTTCGATGATGCTGAGGCATAAGGCCAGTCCAATCCCCGTCCCCTTCTCTTTCGTCGTATAAAACGGTTCGAACAGCTTCGCCTGTTGACTTGGCGGTATTCCCGGACCCGTATCGGTCACGAGCAGCTCCACGCCGGAATCGGCCAACCTCGTTTCCATCGTCAGCTGCCCTTTTCCCTCCATCGCTTCCATGGCGTTGCGCGCCAAATTCAGGATCAGCTGCTTGATCTCCTTCCCGTTCAGCAGCAGCGCCGGCACCTGCTCATCCAGCTTGACCTCGATCGTCTGTCCGCGCAAATTGGCATCCGCCCACAGCAAAGGCGTCAGCTCCATGATGATGTCGTGCAGATCGCACAGCTCGTTTTCCATCGGGCGGTTTTGCGCCAGCGAGAGAAAATCGTTGATGATGCCGTTGGCCCGGTCGAGCTCGTCCAACACGATCCGGTAATAGTGGTCCAGATTGGACGGACTCTTCTCCCGCATCAGCTGCAGAAAGCCGCGAACGACGGCCATCGGGTTGCGGAGCTCATGCGTAATGCCGGCCGCCATTTGTCCGACGAGGCTCAGCCGCTCGACATGTCCCCGCTCCATGCGGAGGGTTTCCAGCTCCGTAATGTCCTGGACGATAGCCACGGCGCCGATGATTTCCCGGCTTTTTAGGATCGCCGAAGCGCTGGTAAAATAAATATGGTCATCGCTTTGCAGCAGCTCGGACGTTTTCGACTTTCCGGCAAGCGCACTTTTCACCCGGGAAGCGAGCTTGCCGATCGGCAAGCCGCCGAGGACGTCCTCCAGCTTGCGCGAGATCAGATCCGCGCGCGCCGCCGTTTCCGCCTGCTCGTTGCGGTGCATTCCATATAACTGGAGAAACGTATCGTTTACCGAGATAATAAAGCCTTGCTGATCCAGCAGAACGATGCCAAGCGGCGCGGCATCCATCATCTGCTGCAATCTCTCGGCTTCGCGGAAATATTCGCCCGAAAGCTGCGTAACCTGCTCGCGGAGTTTTTCCTTTTCCAGCGTGTTCTCCACCATATGGACAAACAAGCTGCCAACCGCCATCGCAATGCCGACATTAAGCAGAGTGGAAATTAAAGCGCTTAAATCCGAAATCAGGGATAAATCCCCCGTCAGGAACGGAGATCCGCCGCTCATCAGCCCGCCGCCCATGAAGCACAGCGAAAGAATCGCAACTTTGCCGTGCCGTTCGGTCCTTCTGAAATAACGGGAGGCTAAAAATACAAGCGGATAAAGCGGCAGCCCCGTCTCCAGTATAATTCCGGCCAAGGTGTGGTTTATTGTATACAACGGATAGATTATAATATGAAGCGCCGCAAGGATCGCTCCGCTCCGAAACCTGCCGTAAAGAATGAGCGCGAACAGCGGCAGTATTCCGAAATTAAGCGGGACCGCTTCCCACAGGCGAGAAGCGAACAAGGCGCAGAGCAGCATGCTGAACATACACGTAAACGTAAGTCCCTGGACGTAGGGCGTCCCTTTAGCAGCGGCACCATTTTGCTGTAAATGACAATTTCTTTTTTCATACGACAACGGAAACAGAAGCGCAGGCAAGCTGGCAATGAGCACCTGCAACACGATTTCTTTTACAGCCTCCACGTTCTCCCTCCTCAGGCGGAAGAATACCATTCTAGTTCGATTAAAACATAGGCGACAAAGTTTTACAATAATGCTTGGTTCAGAAAAATATAAATTATTTTAGGGCACAGGTGGATGAGCCTCGCAGTGTTGCATCGTCTCAAGAGTTTTAAAAATAAGTAAGAAAGTACAAACGGAAAGGAACGACGGCATGAAAAAATACGACGTTATCGTCATCGGAGGGGGGCCTTCCGGATTAATGGCGGCGATCGCCGCGGCCGAACAAGGCGCAAATGTGGCCCTGCTCGACAAAGGGGACAAGCTCGGACGCAAGCTCGGCATTTCCGGGGGCGGCCGCTGCAACGTAACCAACAACAAGGACATCGACGAGCTGATCGCTTATATCCCGGGGGGCGGCCGTTTCCTGTACAGCGCCTTTTCGCTGTTCGGCAACCGGGACATTATCGCTTTTTTTGAGAATTTGGGGATCGCCCTGAAGGAAGAGGACAATGGACGG from Paenibacillus macerans includes:
- the acpS gene encoding holo-ACP synthase, whose product is MIYGIGHDVVEIERVRRMLSGSVGERLTRRILTAAERQLPGQTARAAEFLAGRFAAKEAVSKAFGCGIGRTLGFADMEILPDASGKPCVFMPPEAWERLGLTGHGRYTVHLSITHERNLASAFAVVERIEQGT
- a CDS encoding AraC family transcriptional regulator produces the protein MNAVSTIMQSIDYIEERLGEELTLSRIAKAMFYSEYHFHRTFLYFVGDTVTSYVRKRRLSTAAELLTETDLKVLEIALRCGFGSHEAFTRAFRKMYGILPTECRKLGRPPFLVPRAAPLPTIDAQITSDWGDQIMQYRIEQLPAMRILGYAMQSTIVEGKNHDDIPAFWQTYMQERLGERIPGKKNPNVELGVCSPTDEDGTFQYIIGFEVDEAAEVQEGITEYLIPAATYAIFTTPPAGEDNFSTSIQTTWDGIFANWFPVSGYEQINAPDFEWYDERCWPKEGKQIDIYIPVQPAKSNPEA
- a CDS encoding VOC family protein, with amino-acid sequence MMLKWDHTVQYVNDLNTPVEAFAKWGLTAFKGGSHKFWGTYNALSYFGLTYIEFLGIEDRPLAEKIDTPNAVVRDALVELPAREAFSRVALRTDDIDGLASRLQGQGLELSPILDGRRLDARGNWIEWRMFTIDGHYRGLNYPFILQWNGTDAERLSGLKASGIIQDHPAGEVDIHSAVFTVSDPAAAAAHWQALFGLPLLESEPGGESARLGIGDKSFLFKRGDAERLTQLVFKTGAPGLQNGTLEIGEAQFVFLPE
- the proC gene encoding pyrroline-5-carboxylate reductase, which produces MAQQRIHFIGGGQMAEAIIRALVGSGTVPAHLISAADVREERVRYLSETYRIQAAEEPKQALAEAELIVIAVRPQDDLAGVGGLIREFAGKDGVVVSIVAGVTIAKLESYVGSKRSVVRVIPNTLTDTGFGYSGVAFNEHAELAQVEAFLNGFGKVQVVDEAQLDVFTGYGVAGPNYVYYFIESLADAGVLAGLPREQAWRIALENVEGAVAMLRHTGLHPRQLLDINNSPGGVGINALHELNRSDFAAGLQRSVLTAVRRTTELGKEVSQ
- a CDS encoding MetQ/NlpA family ABC transporter substrate-binding protein; protein product: MKKFSAVLLIGLLLVLSACGKQSTAGQDKKEITVGFGVGTYEEQFRAGILPILEKKGYKVNIKTFSQNMQVNPAMQEESIDASVFQSTAYMEGINDELHMDMTGIAFVPSAPQGLYSERHQSLDEVKDGSTVAVPNDPVNQERAVRILEELGWVKVAENAGTTDFNLNSVSPGQYAIDIQVLDPAQILVSLKDVDFGVVNGNYIANAKRKITEALKIENTPEQHRIIVSINKADENTQWAKDLKAAYESPEFEEYIKSQDKYDGFILPAAWENN
- a CDS encoding uroporphyrinogen decarboxylase family protein codes for the protein MADWNKTARFRALLSGETADRPIVSGWHHFLNKEQNAGDLAEATIAFTREFAWDWVKINPRATYYAETWGNCYDFRDYRTVFPKQTAAAIREAADVWRIEPRRAAESAPLAEQLQAARLIRSGLADTPLTQTVFSPLTVLLFLAGQSAYVNDTVYGSERPVPLAALFGGQRAGVHRALHAIAVTLAEYVEELGRIGIDGIFYAVTGTAHPGLFDESAFNEFSRPYDHIVLEAASFGKRILHTCGAHSQPERFNDYPIEGISWDTYAAGNAGLDAPLRATKVGGIDHALFAGGDLERIRAQAREALSLMRGQPFLLAPNCAVPVNATDAALYQLRNSLEEGL
- a CDS encoding methionine ABC transporter ATP-binding protein; translated protein: MIEIRDVYKVFERKGISSTALQGVSLTVEKGDIFGVIGYSGAGKSTLIRLVNRLERPTGGQVFIEGQPLDSLNAEQLRALKKRIGMIFQHFNLLESGTVYHNVAIPLILQKKPKQEIRERVSELLEFVGLGDKAASYPSELSGGQKQRVGIARALASNPSILLCDEPTSALDPQTTQAILQLLKRINAEYHITIMIITHEMAVIQEICNRVAVMEAGRIVEQGPVLDVFGRPQHPTTRSFVQTVIHDRLPQSVKISLDRKAEKARLFKLGFVGAAASSPIISRLIRHFTDMEVNILFASTSEIQDTTLGSMILQLQGPSRTIDEAACFLHAQGVQIQEVTETVC
- a CDS encoding methionine ABC transporter permease; the encoded protein is MLSTTITLDQFMQAIYETIYMVSFSLLLGALLGIPLGILLVVTRPGGLLENKAVYALLNPVINIVRSLPFIILLVAIIPLTRAIVQTSIGTNAAIVPLIIYIAPYIARLVENSLLEVNPGILEAAEAMGATPAQVIWHFLLPEAFGSLILSLTTATVGLIGATAMAGTVGGGGVGDLAISYGYQRFDDVVMVATVIVLVLFVQGLQSLGNWLARKVRRR
- a CDS encoding 3'-5' exonuclease; protein product: MNFTAIDFETANASRSSACSLGLVQVRNGVVTAEHVWLIDPLQPFDRMNIAIHGITPSMVEGQPSFAELWPIVEPLLQGEVVVAHNAVFDISVLRYCLDAAELRYPDFQYLCTYRIGKAMLRELPSHKLNIVSKHFGISFKHHDALDDAKASAYILLKLMEQQQQADPLQLAVSQGYNPGTMYAGGYTPFKALPKKQQKVGQ
- the nadE gene encoding ammonia-dependent NAD(+) synthetase yields the protein MSLQQEIIERLGVKPVIDVDAEIRKRVDFLKEHVKSSRTSGLLIAISGGIDSAVTAGLCKRATDELTQETGQPYMTLGVFQPYGQQEDIEHSYEVAKAFGLEHTVETNIEEAVDEIALEVEHGLKNIGKPRHLSAPGKGNVKARTRMVMQYALAFELNLLVVGTDHASEAITGFYTKWGDGAVDITPLSSLNKRQVRQLAARLGVPQSVLDKAPTAGLWEGQTDEKELGISYEDNSDYLEGKEVDPAVRERLESFYLKTEHKRSPIPGI
- a CDS encoding BrxA/BrxB family bacilliredoxin, whose amino-acid sequence is MSMSFDQYMRDMVQPMRDELTVLGIQELRTPEEVEEKLPGAKGTALVVVNSVCGCAAGQCRPGVAKALQHDLTPDHLFTVFAGQDKEATAKAREYFAPYPPSSPSIALMKDGELVHFIERHQIEDRSAEEIAADLTSAFDRFCR